The following coding sequences lie in one Enterococcus sp. 9E7_DIV0242 genomic window:
- a CDS encoding alpha-ketoacid dehydrogenase subunit beta, which produces MAQKTMIQAITDALALELENDENVLVFGEDVGKNGGVFRATEGLQEKFGEDRVFDTPLAESGIGGLAFGLALEGYRPVPEIQFFGFIFETMDAVVAQMARTRYRMSGTRNIPVTIRSPFGGGVHTPELHSDNLEGLMAQSPGLRVVIPSNPYDAKGLLISSIRSNDPVVFLEHMKLYRSFREEVPDEAYEVPLDKAAVTREGTDVSIITYGAMVREAIKAADNLAKEDISVEIIDLRTVAPLDVETIIASVEKTGRVVVVQEAQRQAGVAAQVVSEISERSILSLQAPIGRVSAPDTIFPFGQAENIWLPNASDIEAKVKEIAAF; this is translated from the coding sequence ATGGCACAAAAAACAATGATCCAAGCTATTACTGATGCCCTAGCTCTTGAGTTAGAGAATGACGAAAACGTATTGGTTTTCGGTGAAGATGTTGGTAAAAACGGCGGTGTATTCCGTGCGACAGAAGGTTTACAAGAAAAATTCGGCGAAGACCGTGTCTTCGATACTCCTTTGGCTGAATCAGGAATCGGCGGACTGGCATTCGGGTTAGCTCTTGAAGGTTATCGTCCAGTACCGGAAATCCAGTTCTTTGGATTTATCTTTGAAACAATGGATGCAGTTGTTGCACAAATGGCTCGTACTCGTTACCGTATGAGCGGCACAAGAAATATTCCTGTAACTATCCGTTCACCATTTGGTGGTGGTGTGCATACACCTGAGCTTCACTCAGATAACTTAGAGGGCTTGATGGCTCAATCACCTGGTTTACGTGTCGTTATTCCGTCTAACCCGTATGATGCAAAAGGCTTGCTGATTTCTTCTATTCGCAGCAATGACCCAGTTGTATTCCTTGAGCACATGAAATTATACCGTTCGTTCCGTGAGGAAGTGCCAGATGAAGCATACGAAGTACCATTGGACAAAGCAGCTGTGACTCGTGAAGGAACAGATGTTTCAATCATCACTTATGGTGCGATGGTTCGTGAAGCAATCAAAGCAGCAGATAACTTAGCAAAAGAAGATATTTCTGTAGAGATCATCGATTTACGTACAGTTGCGCCACTTGATGTTGAAACAATCATTGCCTCTGTTGAAAAAACAGGCCGTGTTGTTGTCGTTCAGGAAGCTCAGAGACAAGCCGGTGTAGCTGCACAGGTTGTTTCAGAAATTTCAGAACGTTCTATTCTCTCACTACAAGCACCAATTGGCCGCGTATCAGCACCAGATACCATCTTCCCATTTGGTCAAGCGGAAAATATTTGGTTGCCGAATGCTTCAGATATCGAAGCAAAAGTGAAAGAAATCGCTGCATTTTAA
- the pdhA gene encoding pyruvate dehydrogenase (acetyl-transferring) E1 component subunit alpha, with product MANKQKPIDFNQLMNEVNAEFPTYQALDKDGKVVNKDLIPDLSDEQLVDLMTRMVWSRVLDQRSTALNRQGRLGFYAPTAGQEASQLASHFAMEKEDYLLPGYRDVPQLVQHGLPLKEAFLWSRGHAGGNMYAEDLRALPPQIIIGAQYIQAAGVALGMKKRGKKNVVFTYTGDGGSSQGDFYEAINFAGAFQANGVFFIQNNGFAISTPREKQSAAKTLAQKAVAAGIPGIQVDGMDPLAVYTVAKEARDWAAAGNGPVLIETLTYRYGPHTLSGDDPTRYRSKEMDDEWQQKDPLVRFRNYLTEKGLWSEEKEEKVIEDTKEEIKNAISEADKVGKQKVSHFLKNMFEVQPQSIKEQIAIYEAKESK from the coding sequence ATGGCAAACAAGCAAAAACCTATTGACTTCAACCAATTGATGAATGAGGTCAACGCAGAGTTTCCTACCTATCAAGCACTAGATAAGGATGGAAAAGTAGTAAATAAAGATTTGATTCCGGATTTATCAGATGAACAGTTAGTAGATTTGATGACACGTATGGTTTGGTCAAGAGTATTGGACCAACGTTCAACAGCCTTGAACCGTCAAGGACGTCTAGGATTCTACGCACCAACAGCTGGACAAGAAGCGAGTCAGCTGGCAAGTCATTTTGCAATGGAAAAAGAAGATTATCTATTACCTGGGTACCGTGATGTTCCTCAATTGGTTCAGCATGGTCTTCCATTAAAAGAAGCGTTCTTATGGTCTAGAGGACATGCAGGCGGAAATATGTACGCAGAAGACTTACGTGCATTGCCTCCACAAATCATTATTGGTGCGCAATATATCCAAGCAGCTGGTGTTGCTTTGGGCATGAAAAAACGTGGCAAGAAAAATGTTGTCTTCACTTATACAGGTGACGGTGGTTCTTCACAAGGAGATTTCTATGAAGCAATCAACTTTGCCGGAGCATTTCAGGCAAATGGTGTATTTTTTATCCAAAACAATGGTTTTGCGATTTCTACACCACGTGAAAAGCAATCAGCAGCTAAAACATTGGCTCAAAAAGCCGTTGCAGCTGGAATCCCTGGTATCCAAGTAGATGGAATGGACCCATTAGCTGTATATACAGTTGCTAAAGAAGCACGTGACTGGGCAGCAGCGGGAAATGGTCCTGTGTTGATTGAAACATTAACTTACCGTTATGGTCCGCATACCTTATCTGGGGATGACCCAACACGTTACCGTTCGAAAGAAATGGATGATGAATGGCAACAAAAAGATCCATTGGTTCGTTTCCGTAACTATCTTACTGAAAAAGGCTTATGGTCAGAAGAAAAAGAAGAAAAAGTTATTGAAGACACGAAAGAAGAAATCAAAAATGCGATTTCTGAAGCAGATAAAGTTGGCAAACAAAAAGTTTCTCACTTCTTGAAAAACATGTTTGAAGTCCAACCACAAAGTATTAAAGAACAGATTGCAATCTACGAAGCGAAGGAGTCGAAATAA